gggtttttggtatttttacggaATACTTGTCTGTGTACTGCAGAGTACATCGACCAGTTCCAGGCGCAGGCTGTGTGTTGTTTTCTGAACCCTGGCGCCGCCCGTAATAAGTTAGCACTTTGCATGTTTCTGTTTCAGTACTACAATGTATTGATTTCGTGCTTTGGTAAAGTATTTTGTGCTGCTTTTGTCTTTCGAGTAATTTAGAAGACTAGAGCATTTAGGGCGGGTTCTTACTTTCGTTGTACAAACTAGACAGTGAATTTGCATGGGCAACTATGCTTGCTTAGAGCAGCCCTTGACAGGTTACATTATTGCGATGGCCTGTGCTGTTCTTAGGTGTGCTACAAAATGTGTTCCTTGTAGTTTGGACTTGTTAGCGAGATCATTGCACACACAGTATTTTGATGGTTAATGCGATGTTGCGAGTTTGTGACCTAGGAATTCGGCTGAATTCCTGTTTGtacaatttatttattttgggaggTTGAGTGATATCTGATGGTGCTTGCCACATTTTATTAAAGACAAACTTTAGTGCATTATCGGAAACAGGTTGTAGGAAGCCTTGAAATCGTCACTTTTATTTATTGAATCTATGGTGCTTGTTGGCTCTGACACttcatatttatttatttttggtatTAACAGAGAATGATGATTTTCAACCAATCGCACCTGTTGTGAAAGCCCAACCTCTTAAAAGTAACtgggaagatgaagatgtggatgaaGATGATGTCAAAGAATCatgggaagaggaggaagaggtacTGGAAAGATTTGCACACTTTTTAGTGCACATAGCCCCCCTTCCCTCCTGGTCCACATTTTTGTAGCTCTTCATTTATAGAAAGTTTAAAAAGGAAATCACCTGGTTGTTTTCAGATTTTTTTCATTTATTTCTGGGCATTATTAGCACTGCAAATATGTGAAACTAGAAAGTAACATCCAATTTGAGGGTTATCAGGGACATGTGGCATGTGCCAACTTACCAAATATTAATTCCACCCCCAATGATTTTGTACTGTTGCTGGAAATCCGCCAAGTAATCCTTGGTGTTCATTGTCGCCATGAATTTCAAAATCAAACTGCTGTGTCCTTGCACTATGTTCTGTCTGTTCGCGTGGTTTATTCATTTTGCCTCAACAAGTATATGCTTGGTGAATTGTTTAACAGTGACCATATATGCTCTTTTGTGTATGACTGGTTCTGATGTGCAAATTCATTACCAAAAACTTCATGTTTATGCTATGCTGTCAGTAGTAAGCTTTTATTTGGATATGTGCTACTAATATTGAATTGTCATTGATTCAACACTGGTTCTGTAATACATACAATGCAGAAACCTAAACCTGTAGAAAAGCCTGCTCCAAAACCTAGTGCTAAAGCTGCTGTGAAAAAAGGCAAACAGCCCTCAACGAGTACTGAAGTAGTGGAAGATGATGTTCTTGATGATCCTATTTCAGAGAAGCTTCGCCAACAAAGGTATTGCTAGTTCTTTTTACTGTGACCTTCTGGTACGATGTGCCTACCATTCAGTTTGTTCACTCTGATGCTTTACTTATTACAGGCTAGTGGAAGAAGCTGACTTCAAGGCAACAGCAGAGCTTTTTGCAAAGAAGGACGGCAGTGAAAAGTCACTAGAGACTTTCATCCCGAAGTCTGAGAGCGACTTTGCGGAATATGCTGAGCTTATCGCAAACAAAATTCGCCCCTATGAGGTCTGTTCAACGTTTTGCAGAGCTCTCTGTTTGGTTTGCATTGGGACTCCCTTTCCTTCAGGAACTGACATCCTTGGCTCATGTATACAGAAAAGCTTTCACTACATGGGTCTACTTAAGAATGTCATGAGACTTTCCATGACACCGTTAAAAGGTGCGGATGCGAAAGAAATATCCTCCTCGGTCACGGCAATTGCCAATGAAAAGATCAAGGCTGAGAAAGAAGCTGCAGCAGGCAAAAAGAAAGGAGGTGAGATTCTTGGACCTAATCTAGGCACTTTCTGTTTCTGGCCAAGCATAATATGTAGGCTAGGAGGGGTATGCTGCACTTTATATTTCTAGCCAAACATATGTAGGCTAGGATGGGAATGCTGTTACTATCAATATGCCATCTATGCTGATGTTTGCCATAAATCTCCAGGAGCAAAAAAGAAGCAGCTCCATATAGAGAAAGGAGAGGAGGACTTTGTTGCCGGACCGGGTGCATCTTTTGATGATCCCGACGAGTTCGACTTCATGTGATTGGCTGGGAGGGGAATAGCCTCTTCCGTGTAATACCTTTGAGGCAAAGCAGAGATTAGGGTTTGCGGCGGTCTGTATTCCCTTCAGAGGCACCTGAACACTTGGAACTGCAGTGGGAACATGTCTTGTCTATTTGAGGTTGATTTTGACACTCGGAGAATAAGAAGAACGCTTGCGGCTCCCTGAGGCGTTTTTCTTGTTCAAGACCTGTTTGTCTTTTTTTACTCTTGTTCTGTGGGTTGGGATCTGTTCCTTTTTGGCCAACTGTACTATAACGTGTTTCTGGTTATATTGGAGTCATGCAAGTAAATTTTGGTGGTTGCCTCGTTTAAAATTCTCGAGTTCTTGTGAGTGCTTTCAAAGAGAATATCTTGTTATTCCAGCATTTTTATTTGGCATGGCTCTGAATCTATGAGTATCTCAAGTCGTATGATGCATAGTGCTCAGGACAAGTCGCACGTAGGCAGGCTTCTTTTGTAGACAAATGTCATTGTTTTCTGTCACGTCGGGCCTGCGGCCAGCAGTTCTAGGACGTTGGCCGCCAATCATAGCTGCCATTTTCGGTCCGGTCGCAGAGGTGACCAGCGTGAAGCACGGGTGAAGTCCCGCTTGATGCAAGAGATTGGAACTGGATTGCAATTATCATTATTATTTTTTCGGACGCATCTAGGGAGCAAACGGCTGCTCCCTAGCCATCCTTGGAGTCGATCCAAAAAAGTAAAGTTTTTCTCCCCTAGTACAGAAAAGGTAAGGCCCATAAACATCCCCAATTTCCTTGCCCTAGCCCTTGGTTCCTTCGCCCCGACCCAACCTCCACCTCCATACCTACCCACCCAGCCATCTTCTCCTCTAAGAAAGAGAAAGACACAGATTCCTTGCTCACGCTCCCACAAGATCCAGGAGACCTTGAGATCCCTTGTAATGGTGACATCAAAACCTTCAGATGACCTGCAATGGCGCCTTCATTAGTTACTTCTGATCTAAAAACTTCTCTGAACTAAGAAGGGAAAGCGAAGAGAAAAGGGCAGAGGTGCAAGCTTAGAGGTTAGATCTCTCACCTTCTTCACTTGATTTTGCAGTTTCCCGTCAGTATTCTGAAGCCAAGATTGTCCCCCTGGGTACAAATAAAGGACAAAGATTGATCTTGTTTGTGCTTACAAGAACATATAAACACCTCTGTAAAAAACCCTAAATGCTATCTTTCTTTTTTTGCAGGCAAAATGCTATCTGTTCTTGAGGTGCTCTACATGCTCTCTTTTTAGGCTGCCTTTATACTGATCCCATATAGAGATGTAAAAAAATGGCAACTTATATGCTTTGTTTAGGCAACTGCAGTACTGTATAGACAGGCAAGTCGTGAAAAAAAGCTTGGTGCTGCTGAATTAATAAACCGTGCAACTTGGTGAGTATATGTGGGGAACAAGAAAAGTGCAGATCTGAAGCAAGTTATAAGCTATGTTTTAAGCAAGTCAGTGTTAATTTCAAAGCAACATACTTGTATGAACAAAATCAGGGTAGTAACCTAAGATGCAACCTAAATAACTTGCTTATAACATGTATGATGCTTTTGATGTTTTTATTGTAGATTAGATTTCTCACCTTCTTCACTGCTTTGCTGTTTGTCAACCATAAAAACTGATCCCCTATTGGCAATGTGGTAGATTCCATGTAACTTGCTTATTAAATGTTCTTGGAGACATGATGTTTGTGGCGTACCTGCTTGTATGAACATAAAAAAATGTGTATGAGCAAAAAAATGGCTTATTTTTGGAAGAGAAAAAGCAAAAAATTGAGTGTTGAAAAACTTCTGATTTGCTAGTTGctatgtttttaaaataaaacttcAGGTGTTTGAACAAAACACATAGCAACTTACATGAATTTATTGGCAAAAAATGCAACGGTACATACAAATGGAACATTTAACATTTCTTGCCGATTTCTTACAAACAAAATGGAAAAGTTACTACATATATGAACATGCggctggtgatgaacatgaacagGATATAAAAAGTACTTCATCTACTTGCACATAATCATGGCAACTTTCATGCTCTTTTGGGGCAAATGCAGCATAACAGACGATCAAGTCTTTAACCTTTGGACCTTAGAAGTTATTACAAAGAGAAAAATGATGATGCTGATTTAATACATAAGGCAACTTACTAGTGAAGGTCCAGTGTCGAACGAAAATGCTTCATGTTGGTTGTTGGTCAGGAGCTCGGTGGAGCTGCAACCATTGTTCTCCATTCGAAATGGTAGGTGCATCCCATAATAAAAAAACGATAGACAAGGACAACAAATTCTGCGATGCTCCAGCATGATGATGCAAAAAAACACACACACCATATTTAACACGTCCTATTAGAAGGGGGTAGATCTTGTCACAAAATACAGTACAAAAAGCTAATGCCAGTGAACATGACAGACCATGTCACACAACAACTAGTGCTACTACTCCTGTTTCAAGTTTTCTTTCAAGAAAAACAAAAAGATAACATCCCATTGCATTCTCTCTGACATTTGGTGATATTTCCACGATGAATAAACTCTTTGAATAAGAATATGCCCCATGACTTTCGCTTCCCTCTATTTGCTTCAACCTGCTGATTTGTTCTCTGCTCATGGTAAAAAAAAGATTAGCAAAACAAAATTGTTGTGGTACATATCTTTCATAAAAATAAAATGCTGATGGTTGCGAATGATGTTTTTATACATACGCTGGTTGTTTCTATTAAAAAATGTATTAACTACTTGCCTCTTCTCAAAAGAATTTGATCTGTTTTTCCTGGTGTAAAATGTGCAGCTTTGAAAATGATTGACCTCAGTGAATAACCAAACAAAGATATGGTAGAGTTTCCCTTTGTTGGTGCCATGAATATAGGTGATCCTTTATATTGCACACAATAGAGCACCCCCCTTGTTTGAGCTGACAATGCTGAGTTTGTTGCTGAATCTCCCAACGCTATTGCCACATAAAATGCTTCAACACATGTGGCGCAAACTATGCCTACATATGGGCGTCCAATTGATGGTATGGGTGCAACGGTCAAAGCAACTACCCATGCAGGTGCAGCAACATAGACGAATGGACACACGCTTTTTGACACTGATATGGGTGGGATTGTTGGAAATATTTTGGAAGGCTTGGTTGGTGAGAACGATGATTAGGCTTGGTCATAGCCCAAGGATCCTTACGTGGGTATGAGGTTTGACACTTTGGAAGGTGAAAAGGAACACTACAATGTGTACGTTCTGCAGCTTGGGTTTTCCATCAAAatgagtacatcaaggagaactgTCGACACTCGTGTGTTGGTAAAGCAGCAGTTTGTTTGCAACAAGTTTCGGAATCCTACAGAGCACAATGGAGGTGGAGAAAACCCCCCGTCCTAGAAAAAAATGTTGATCAGGCAAAACATGTGGACGAAGATGATGATATTGTCTTTCTTGATGATGAAAGTAAGCTAAAAAAGAAAAGCAAGAAACGAAAGCGAGATAGATTATTGCAAACAGGTTGCAAAGCCAAAGTGGTGGTGAAACTAATAGATGGTCCTTGAGAGGTGATCTACTTTGTTAGTGAGCACAACCATAAGTTGGTAGACAAGCCATCTTTGAAGAAGTATTTGCGATCACACCAAGGGATACCTCCAGAAGAAAGGGCATTCCTAATACATCTTCACAACTGCAATTTAACTACGGGTAAATTATCCTAAGGTTGCCTATATTTTTGGTGTTAGTTGCTCAACAAACTGTTAGTGCTTGCCTTTAGTTTTTTGAAGTGTGATATTTGGCTCAGGCCCTAACTTGTTACTTGGTTGAATGTGTTTACAAAAGACAAGTAATTCCTTTCCTTTAGTGTTCTTGAAATTATATTTTGTTCCTAGAGGTTGGTTAGTTTTGTTGAGCAAGTTGCTTGCCAACTAGTTTGTACTTTCTCAAATCATGGCCATAACTTGCCTGCACTGGTGTAGTTTATAAAAAACTGCACTGATTTCCCTGTACATGTCTGCATTGCTTAGTTTTATTAAGCAAGTTGCTAGCCCACAGATAGTACTTGCTCAAGCCATGACCACAACTTGCCTGCACTtgtatattttgcaaaaaaaaattaccCTGATTTCCTTGGACACTCATTGGTATTGTGTGAGCGTTGCTTAGTTTTGTTGTGCTAGTTGCTTGCCAACAAGTTAGTACTTTCTCAAAACCATATCCTAAACTTGCCTGCACTAGTTGGACACTCATACATTGGTGTGTCTGAATTGCTGTCAAACTTGCCTATAACGTGCTTCTGAGTGTCGTGCATAATGATTTGTGTCTTTATGAAATAATTTCTTCTTGGGGTAAACAAATGGACTAACACACATATTTTCTTGCCTTTATGTACAGGGTGAAGGAAATATTacttagagacaataataaagttgttattttacatttccttatatcatgataaatgtctattattcatgctagaattgtattaaccagaaacttgatacatttgtggatacatagacaaaacaccgtgtccctagtatgcctctacttgattcctaatcatagacatgtgttttcatttgataaacgggatcacatcattaggagaatgatgtgatggacaagacccatccgttagcttagcgtaatgatcgttcagttttattgctactgctttcttcatgtgaaatacatattcccccgactatgagattatgaaactctcggacaccggaggaatgccttgtgtgctatcaaacgtcacaacgtaaccgagtgattataaagatgatctacaggtatctccaaaggtgtttgtagggttggtatagatcgagattgggatttgtcactccgagtatcggagaggtatctctgggccctctcgataatgaacatcataagccttgcaagcaatgtgactaatgagttagttgcaggatgatgcattacagaacgagtaaagagacttgccgataatgagattgaactaggtatgaagataccgacgattgaatctcgggcaagcaacataccgatgacaaagggaataacgtatattgtcataacggttcgaccgataaagatcttcgtagaatatatgggagccaatataagcatccaggttcctatattggttattggccggagaggtgtctcggttatgtctacatagttctcgaacccgtagggtccgcacgcttaacgttcgatgacgatttgtattatatgagttatatgatttggtgaccaaatgttgttcttagtcccggatgagatcacggacatgatgaggagtctcggaatggtcgagaggtaaagattcatatataggacaatagtatacggacaccggaagtgtcccgggggtaccgggtacgtatcgggtcaccggaaggggttgtcaccggaaggggttccaggcaaccCCCGACAAACTACATGGGCCTACGACATCTCAAAGCTACGCTTAGCCCCCTCCTCCAGAACAATGCTACGCCTCAGCTACGGCCGACCGGATTCCACATTGTCATATTAGCCAAGCCCAACGACCACCGAAACCTCTGCAACTCCTTCTCTGTCAATTTCATCTCCACCAAAAAGAGAACATCGGGTTCCTCCGCCCTCCCCAAATCGAGGAGGCTACGAACTGCTGGGCTGTTCCCGAGCCCCCGGCAGTTCCATCCGATGAGTTTCATTGCGTCCGGCGGGGCTGCTCCTGCAGCCCGGTCGATGTATTTTCATTTGCAGCCAAAGTCATGGTATTGGTCGCCAACACAACATCCTAAGGCACCTCATCGACCTTCCCCTTCTTACCTAACTTCTCTACATCCTCATCCAACCTATCCCTCTTGCCGCCCAAAGTAGTAACCACCTCCTTCCCGTCTGCTCCAACAACCCTGTCCCTACCCTTCTTCCTGTATCTCTTCCCTGCTGAGGCTTTGCCTTTCTCCCCTGTCTCGTTCATTCCTTCCATCCTTTTATCGTTGACCAAAGACACTGTCACCTCCTTCTTCTGGTTGGGAGCCACGACCGATGCCGCCTCCTTTTGTTCAGAAGAACCCGCCTGCAAAACTTTTGGCCCCTCCCCAAGCTCCAGCTTCCTTGCATTGTCTTTGCCTCTCAGCACAGAATCCTTCTTGATAGGGCTTGTGACTTCCACTTCTCTCCCCGTCCTCCCATCCCCACTTTCACTGGAGCAGGAATCACTCTTCCTCCAGGACAAGCCATCACTCCCACCACCAGACCTACCACTCGATCGGCTATATCCGTAGTTACGGGGCCCACTAGATCTTCTTCCTCCATTCCTCCATGGTCATTCCTCGGTCCAACCTTTGTGATGACCTACATCAGCCCGAAGCCACCGTCCAAACTGTGATCGTTCTCCCTTCTTCAGCTTAATAGAACAATCCTTCTCCCcatgactgatgacccacaagtatatggggtcaattgtagctcttttcgataagtaagagtgtcgaacccaacgaggagcagaaggaaatgacaagtggttttcagcaaggtattgtctgcaagtgctaaaactgtaagtagcggagtagtttggtagcaagatagtttgtaacaagcaagtaacgaaaGTAGtaaaaaagtgtagcaaggtatcccaatccttttgaggcaaaggacaggccaaaacggtttcttatgataagcaaagtgttcttgagggtacacggaaatttcatctagtcactttcatcatgttggcttaattcgtgttcggtaccttgataatttgatatgtgggtggaccggtgcttaggtgctgttcttacttgaacaaacctcctacttatgattaaccctctcgcaagcatccgcaactatgagaaaagtattaagaataaattctaaccatagccttaaacttttggatccaatcggtccttacaaaatagcgcataaactggggtttaagcttctgtcactctcgcaacccaccatttaataactactccacaatgcattcccttagtcccaaatatggtaaagtgtcatgtagtcgatgttcacatgacaccactaagagaatggcaacatacatatcatcaaaatatcgaacacatatcaagttcacatgattacttgcaacatgatttctcccgtgacctcaagaatgaaagtgactactcacaattgataaacatgctcaagatcagaggggtattaaatagcataatggatctgaacatataatcttccatcaaataaaccatatagtaatcaactacaagatgtaatcaacactactagtcacccacaagcaccaatctatagtttcgataACAATttttgaacacaagagatgaactagggtttgagaggagttgttGCTGTGAATATGTTAATGAAGATAGCCCtctccaagatgggagagttgttggtgatggtgatgatgatttcccccttcgggagggaagttcccctgacagaatcgctccgccggagggcaaaagtgctcctgcccaagttccgcctcgaggcggcggcgcttcgtctcgaaagtcctcctctgatttttcctaggtcaaaatgacttaaataccagaagatggacaccggaggtgggccgaggagggcaacacccaccaggcgttcctgggcctcctggcgcgccgaggtgggttgtgcccacctggtggccccctctggtacttatcttctccaataattcttaaataatccataaaaaatcctcgtgaagtttcagctcatttggagttgtgcaaaataggtagcttgacgtagctttttcaggtccagatttccagctgccaaaaTTATCCCccttgtgcataccttgcatattatgagagaaaaagcattagaattactccaaaaagcattattatacaataaaacaacataaataacagtaggaaaacatgatgcaaaatggacgtatcaactcccccaagtttagacctcgcttgtcctcaagcgaaaaccgaaatcgaaaaaatgtccacatgcttagagagagaggtgtcgataaaaacaaaaatacggacatagcagtatcatgtgacttattataacagcaGCAAACTTTTACATAAAtcttttattatagaacttttatcaatgacttctcatgaacaagtgacaattcatcacaacatcgaagtataaagcataaactctattggtaaccaacaaactatgttctctgtcaactttgcaactacaattcatcatcttttcaggaagggtcacgtatcggagcctttaggcaagtccacaaactcaaccatcatttagtattCTATgactgctaacactcaccgcgtacacatgagcaaaacatttcaaccggacacataggaagataggggcttatagtttcgcctcccaacgaactcacctcaagggtgatgtcaacaataataactcatgctacccatattcaactggatatatgtgcctagatcgttcctcaccacatgatgcttgccaaaaggagaaaaataaaaggaatagagagaaaaactttgactctttgcatgaaagtaagtacatgaaagtaaaagataggcccttcgtagagggaaacagcggttgccatgcgctttttgtttgtatgctcaaccccttagtgcaagagaacgtcacgttatattgcccttgtgatggcaacctttattacacagtctgtcgcttttattcttcaccatcacaagtttgtacaatgctcaattttcgcttacactaaatgatctcacacttttagaagcaatttttattgccctttttgcaccgatgacaacttacttgaaggatcttactcaatccataggtagcactactaggaaaaaccttatacacagaactttagcagcagcgcttgttaaaaaagcgcgctactgctacacagtaGTAGCGCGTGCAGAATAAGCACGCTGCAGatacatatatagcagtagcgcgtctcatTGGAAcatcgctactactaaaattcccaccactaagccgataggctacacatagtagtagcgatcttttggaaaccgcgctaccgctaatatTGTTGTAGCAACGCGTTTaggtgtaaggcgctactgctaacgaaaataaaataaaatgaaaaacaaatagaaaagtaaatgaaaatgaaagaaat
Above is a window of Triticum aestivum cultivar Chinese Spring chromosome 6B, IWGSC CS RefSeq v2.1, whole genome shotgun sequence DNA encoding:
- the LOC123135849 gene encoding eukaryotic translation initiation factor 3 subunit J-A; amino-acid sequence: MEDWENDDFQPIAPVVKAQPLKSNWEDEDVDEDDVKESWEEEEEKPKPVEKPAPKPSAKAAVKKGKQPSTSTEVVEDDVLDDPISEKLRQQRLVEEADFKATAELFAKKDGSEKSLETFIPKSESDFAEYAELIANKIRPYEKSFHYMGLLKNVMRLSMTPLKGADAKEISSSVTAIANEKIKAEKEAAAGKKKGGAKKKQLHIEKGEEDFVAGPGASFDDPDEFDFM